GTCGAGTTCCATTGAAGAATATCTGAAGCAGGACGCGTACTTATGTGAGGTCGCGGCCACCTATGATGAGGCGATGGAGAAAGCGGGAATATATGAATACGATTGTATTCTGGTGGACATTACCTTACCTGGTGGCAGTGGGCTGGATGTGATACGCGCCCTGAAAAAAGCGCATTCCAAAGCAGGGATCATCGTTATTTCTGCCAAAAATTCGCTGGATGACAAAATTGAAGGATTGGAGATCGGGTCGGATGATTACCTCACCAAACCCTTTCATCTTTCAGAACTCAATGCCCGGATCAAAGCCTTGCTC
This genomic stretch from Flavobacteriales bacterium harbors:
- a CDS encoding response regulator transcription factor, which translates into the protein SSSIEEYLKQDAYLCEVAATYDEAMEKAGIYEYDCILVDITLPGGSGLDVIRALKKAHSKAGIIVISAKNSLDDKIEGLEIGSDDYLTKPFHLSELNARIKALLRRKQFEGEPRIDFQEISVQTNKQQAQVLGEDLTLTRTEYRLLLYFLVNLKRVLSKESIAEHLAGSDADLL